Proteins co-encoded in one Astyanax mexicanus isolate ESR-SI-001 chromosome 1, AstMex3_surface, whole genome shotgun sequence genomic window:
- the plg gene encoding plasminogen isoform X1, translated as MDSGKAPLLLCFLLYTAGVFTGLTESADVLDAYTKTDGAWILTLIKNHYIVRSVQECAVKCNTETSFTCRSFMYIEKDQDCITIPANSKIEPILRRRSITLYEKIVYLLECVIGIGTDYRGTKSKTKSGTLCQRWESTFPHKPNITPRSHPKADLESNFCRNPDGDKGGPWCYTTDPAKRWENCDIQDCTEECMHCSGENYRGKISTTESGLTCQRWDSQKPHNHGYMPSVFPEKYLEENYCRNPDGEPKPWCFTESPAKRWEFCSVSRCTSPPPTILPQLNCTTGDGNTYRGTVSVTESGKTCQSWASQLPHKHSRTPDNYPCKGLDQNYCRNPDHERKPWCYTTDPETRWEYCNVESCGNEPRPDEPVIAPNEDCYEDNGSSYRGVMTETISGKKCQAWASMEPHSHVKTPQNFPTADLRRNLCRNPDGDRAPWCYTTDPSVRWEYCRIERCGSTTVSLTPPPALKPVVPPTLLTQSVPSEFADCKTGSGISYRGSVSKTVAGVTCQAWSASTPHLSSFTPQAHPDKGLDSNKCRNPDGDVNGPWCYTTDPNKKWDYCQIPECALDTEYLKCGQPAIKPRRCFGRIVGGCVSKPHSWPWQISLRNRVGVHFCGGTLIDAQWVLTAAHCLEASRRPSFYKVYMGIHTEAATESSKQIRDVEKIVLEPTGKDIALLKLDRPVVLNEKVSTACLPDKDYIVPTGTECYVTGWGDTKGTGGEGVLKETGFPVIENKVCNRPAYLNNRVKDHEMCAGNIEGGSDSCQGDSGGPLVCFSQKTFILQGVTSWGLGCANAMKPGVYARVSKFIDWIEKETKG; from the exons ATGGACTCAGGCAAAGCTCCTCTCTTGCTCTGCTTTCTCCTTTATACAG CAGGTGTTTTTACAGGGCTGACTGAGAGTGCAG ATGTTCTGGATGCATACACTAAAACAGATGGTGCTTGGATACTCACTTTGATAAAAAATCATTACATTGTAAGATCAGTGCAAGAGTGTGCAGTTAAATGCAATACAGAGACATCATTTACATGCAG GTCTTTTATGTACATTGAAAAAGATCAAGACTGCATAACAATACCAGCCAACTCTAAGATAGAGCCCATCCTCCGTAGAAGATCTATAACTCTATACGAGAAGATAG TGTATTTGCTGGAGTGTGTAATTGGCATTGGCACTGACTACAGAGGGACAAAATCCAAGACGAAATCAGGGACACTTTGTCAAAGATGGGAGAGTACATTCCCCCATAAGCCAAA CATCACCCCCAGGTCGCATCCAAAAGCAGACCTGGAGTCAAATTTCTGTCGAAATCCAGATGGAGACAAGGGAGGCCCCTGGTGCTATACCACCGACCCGGCCAAGAGATGGGAAAACTGTGACATCCAAGACTGCACAG AGGAATGCATGCACTGCAGTGGAGAGAACTACAGAGGCAAGATCTCCACCACTGAGAGTGGACTTACTTGCCAACGCTGGGACTCCCAGAAGCCCCATAACCATGGATACATGCCTTCAGT GTTTCCTGAGAAGTATCTGGAGGAAAACTACTGCAGGAACCCTGATGGGGAGCCTAAGCCCTGGTGTTTCACTGAGAGCCCCGCCAAACGCTGGGAGTTCTGCTCTGTTTCTCGCTGCA CATCTCCGCCACCAACGATTTTACCTCAGCTGAATTGTACAACTGGAGATGGGAACACGTATAGAGGAACAGTTTCTGTCACAGAATCTGGAAAAAcctgccagtcctgggcatctcAGCTCCCTCACAAACACTCAAGAACACCAGACAATTACCCATGCAA AGGTCTTGATCAGAACTATTGCAGAAACCCTGACCACGAGAGAAAGCCCTGGTGTTACACAACTGATCCAGAGACCCGCTGGGAGTACTGCAACGTGGAGAGCTGTGGTAACGAGCCACGCCCTG ATGAACCAGTTATCGCTCCAAACGAGGACTGTTATGAAGATAACGGGAGCTCATACCGTGGAGTAATGACAGAGACCATCAGTGGAAAGAAATGTCAGGCCTGGGCATCAATGGAACCTCATTCACATGTGAAGACACCTCAGAATTTCCCTACTGC AGACTTGAGAAGAAACCTGTGCAGGAATCCTGATGGGGACAGGGCTCCTTGGTGCTACACCACTGATCCCTCAGTGCGCTGGGAATACTGTAGAATAGAGCGCTGTGGCAGCACAACCGTATCATTGACACCTCCACCTGCCCTCAAACCCGTAGTTCCCCCAACACTCCTCACTCAGTCTGTACCCTCAGAGTTTGCAG ATTGTAAGACAGGCAGTGGCATTAGCTACCGTGGTTCAGTATCCAAGACTGTTGCAGGAGTGACCTGTCAAGCTTGGTCCGCCAGCACCCCCCACCTTTCCAGTTTTACTCCTCAGGCACACCCAGACAAGGGACTGGATTCTAAT AAATGCAGAAATCCTGATGGTGATGTAAATGGACCTTGGTGTTATACTACAGATCCTAATAAGAAATGGGACTACTGCCAGATTCCAGAATGTG CTTTGGATACAGAATATCTGAAGTGCGGGCAGCCAGCAATAAAACCAAGGCGCTGCTTTGGGCGAATCGTCGGTGGCTGTGTCTCTAAGCCTCACTCCTGGCCTTGGCAAATCAGCCTTAGAAACAG GGTTGGTGTTCACTTCTGTGGTGGAACTTTAATTGATGCTCAGTGGGTCCTCACCGCAGCGCACTGCCTTGAGGC ttCTAGGAGACCGTCTTTCTACAAAGTGTACATGGGAATACACACAGAAGCAGCGACGGAATCCTCCAAACAAATACGAGATGTGGAAAAGATTGTACTGGAACCAACTGGAAAGGATATTGCACTTCTTAAGCTAGACCG TCCTGTAGTTTTAAATGAAAAGGTTTCGACTGCATGCCTACCAGACAAAGACTACATTGTACCAACTGGAACTGAATGCTATGTTACAGGATGGGGGGATACAAAAG GAACGGGGGGTGAAGGTGTTTTGAAGGAGACTGGTTTTCCCGTCATTGAAAACAAAGTGTGCAACCGTCCAGCCTACCTGAACAACCGGGTGAAGGACCATGAAATGTGTGCAGGAAACATTGAAGGAGGATCTGACAGCTGTCag gGTGACAGTGGCGGTCCTCTTGTGTGTTTCTCACAGAAGACCTTTATTCTTCAGGGAGTGACTTCATGGGGACTTGGCTGTGCCAATGCCATGAAGCCTGGTGTGTATGCCCGTGTCTCCAAGTTTATTGACTGGATTGAAAAGGAGACTAAAGGGTAA
- the plg gene encoding plasminogen isoform X2 produces the protein MDSGKAPLLLCFLLYTGVFTGLTESADVLDAYTKTDGAWILTLIKNHYIVRSVQECAVKCNTETSFTCRSFMYIEKDQDCITIPANSKIEPILRRRSITLYEKIVYLLECVIGIGTDYRGTKSKTKSGTLCQRWESTFPHKPNITPRSHPKADLESNFCRNPDGDKGGPWCYTTDPAKRWENCDIQDCTEECMHCSGENYRGKISTTESGLTCQRWDSQKPHNHGYMPSVFPEKYLEENYCRNPDGEPKPWCFTESPAKRWEFCSVSRCTSPPPTILPQLNCTTGDGNTYRGTVSVTESGKTCQSWASQLPHKHSRTPDNYPCKGLDQNYCRNPDHERKPWCYTTDPETRWEYCNVESCGNEPRPDEPVIAPNEDCYEDNGSSYRGVMTETISGKKCQAWASMEPHSHVKTPQNFPTADLRRNLCRNPDGDRAPWCYTTDPSVRWEYCRIERCGSTTVSLTPPPALKPVVPPTLLTQSVPSEFADCKTGSGISYRGSVSKTVAGVTCQAWSASTPHLSSFTPQAHPDKGLDSNKCRNPDGDVNGPWCYTTDPNKKWDYCQIPECALDTEYLKCGQPAIKPRRCFGRIVGGCVSKPHSWPWQISLRNRVGVHFCGGTLIDAQWVLTAAHCLEASRRPSFYKVYMGIHTEAATESSKQIRDVEKIVLEPTGKDIALLKLDRPVVLNEKVSTACLPDKDYIVPTGTECYVTGWGDTKGTGGEGVLKETGFPVIENKVCNRPAYLNNRVKDHEMCAGNIEGGSDSCQGDSGGPLVCFSQKTFILQGVTSWGLGCANAMKPGVYARVSKFIDWIEKETKG, from the exons ATGGACTCAGGCAAAGCTCCTCTCTTGCTCTGCTTTCTCCTTTATACAG GTGTTTTTACAGGGCTGACTGAGAGTGCAG ATGTTCTGGATGCATACACTAAAACAGATGGTGCTTGGATACTCACTTTGATAAAAAATCATTACATTGTAAGATCAGTGCAAGAGTGTGCAGTTAAATGCAATACAGAGACATCATTTACATGCAG GTCTTTTATGTACATTGAAAAAGATCAAGACTGCATAACAATACCAGCCAACTCTAAGATAGAGCCCATCCTCCGTAGAAGATCTATAACTCTATACGAGAAGATAG TGTATTTGCTGGAGTGTGTAATTGGCATTGGCACTGACTACAGAGGGACAAAATCCAAGACGAAATCAGGGACACTTTGTCAAAGATGGGAGAGTACATTCCCCCATAAGCCAAA CATCACCCCCAGGTCGCATCCAAAAGCAGACCTGGAGTCAAATTTCTGTCGAAATCCAGATGGAGACAAGGGAGGCCCCTGGTGCTATACCACCGACCCGGCCAAGAGATGGGAAAACTGTGACATCCAAGACTGCACAG AGGAATGCATGCACTGCAGTGGAGAGAACTACAGAGGCAAGATCTCCACCACTGAGAGTGGACTTACTTGCCAACGCTGGGACTCCCAGAAGCCCCATAACCATGGATACATGCCTTCAGT GTTTCCTGAGAAGTATCTGGAGGAAAACTACTGCAGGAACCCTGATGGGGAGCCTAAGCCCTGGTGTTTCACTGAGAGCCCCGCCAAACGCTGGGAGTTCTGCTCTGTTTCTCGCTGCA CATCTCCGCCACCAACGATTTTACCTCAGCTGAATTGTACAACTGGAGATGGGAACACGTATAGAGGAACAGTTTCTGTCACAGAATCTGGAAAAAcctgccagtcctgggcatctcAGCTCCCTCACAAACACTCAAGAACACCAGACAATTACCCATGCAA AGGTCTTGATCAGAACTATTGCAGAAACCCTGACCACGAGAGAAAGCCCTGGTGTTACACAACTGATCCAGAGACCCGCTGGGAGTACTGCAACGTGGAGAGCTGTGGTAACGAGCCACGCCCTG ATGAACCAGTTATCGCTCCAAACGAGGACTGTTATGAAGATAACGGGAGCTCATACCGTGGAGTAATGACAGAGACCATCAGTGGAAAGAAATGTCAGGCCTGGGCATCAATGGAACCTCATTCACATGTGAAGACACCTCAGAATTTCCCTACTGC AGACTTGAGAAGAAACCTGTGCAGGAATCCTGATGGGGACAGGGCTCCTTGGTGCTACACCACTGATCCCTCAGTGCGCTGGGAATACTGTAGAATAGAGCGCTGTGGCAGCACAACCGTATCATTGACACCTCCACCTGCCCTCAAACCCGTAGTTCCCCCAACACTCCTCACTCAGTCTGTACCCTCAGAGTTTGCAG ATTGTAAGACAGGCAGTGGCATTAGCTACCGTGGTTCAGTATCCAAGACTGTTGCAGGAGTGACCTGTCAAGCTTGGTCCGCCAGCACCCCCCACCTTTCCAGTTTTACTCCTCAGGCACACCCAGACAAGGGACTGGATTCTAAT AAATGCAGAAATCCTGATGGTGATGTAAATGGACCTTGGTGTTATACTACAGATCCTAATAAGAAATGGGACTACTGCCAGATTCCAGAATGTG CTTTGGATACAGAATATCTGAAGTGCGGGCAGCCAGCAATAAAACCAAGGCGCTGCTTTGGGCGAATCGTCGGTGGCTGTGTCTCTAAGCCTCACTCCTGGCCTTGGCAAATCAGCCTTAGAAACAG GGTTGGTGTTCACTTCTGTGGTGGAACTTTAATTGATGCTCAGTGGGTCCTCACCGCAGCGCACTGCCTTGAGGC ttCTAGGAGACCGTCTTTCTACAAAGTGTACATGGGAATACACACAGAAGCAGCGACGGAATCCTCCAAACAAATACGAGATGTGGAAAAGATTGTACTGGAACCAACTGGAAAGGATATTGCACTTCTTAAGCTAGACCG TCCTGTAGTTTTAAATGAAAAGGTTTCGACTGCATGCCTACCAGACAAAGACTACATTGTACCAACTGGAACTGAATGCTATGTTACAGGATGGGGGGATACAAAAG GAACGGGGGGTGAAGGTGTTTTGAAGGAGACTGGTTTTCCCGTCATTGAAAACAAAGTGTGCAACCGTCCAGCCTACCTGAACAACCGGGTGAAGGACCATGAAATGTGTGCAGGAAACATTGAAGGAGGATCTGACAGCTGTCag gGTGACAGTGGCGGTCCTCTTGTGTGTTTCTCACAGAAGACCTTTATTCTTCAGGGAGTGACTTCATGGGGACTTGGCTGTGCCAATGCCATGAAGCCTGGTGTGTATGCCCGTGTCTCCAAGTTTATTGACTGGATTGAAAAGGAGACTAAAGGGTAA